A stretch of the Camelina sativa cultivar DH55 unplaced genomic scaffold, Cs unpScaffold00441, whole genome shotgun sequence genome encodes the following:
- the LOC104773072 gene encoding 1-aminocyclopropane-1-carboxylate oxidase 1-like → MVFIKEREMEIPVIDFGELDGENRTKTMSLLDHACDKWGFFTVDNHGIDKELMEKVKQMINSHYEEHLKEEFYQSEMVKALSEGKTSDADWESSFFISHKPTSNICKIPNISEELSKTMDEYVSQLHKFAESLSKLMCENLGLDEEDMMKAFSGSKGPAFGTKVAKYPECPRPELMRGLREHTDAGGIILLLQDDQVPGLEFFKDGKWVPIPPSKNNTIFVNTGDQVEILSNGRYKSVVHRVMTVKQGSRLSIATFYNPAGDAIISPAPKLLYPSGFRFQDYLKLYSTTKFGDKSPRLETMKNIENGHTA, encoded by the exons atggTTTttatcaaagagagagagatggagattcCAGTTATTGATTTTGGAGAATTGGATGGAGAGAACAGAACCAAGACCATGTCACTTCTTGATCATGCATGTGATAAGTGGGGCTTCTTCACG GTTGATAATCATGGGATTGATAAAGAGTTGATGGAGAAAGTGAAGCAGATGATTAACTCTCACTATGAGGAGCATCTGAAAGAGGAGTTTTACCAGTCAGAGATGGTCAAAGCTTTGAGTGAAGGCAAAACCTCAGATGCAGATTGGGAAAGCAGTTTCTTCATCTCGCACAAGCCAACTTCAAACATCTGCAAGATCCCAAACATTTCAGAGGAACTCAG CAAGACGATGGATGAATATGTTTCGCAACTGCACAAGTTTGCAGAGAGTCTCTCCAAGCTCATGTGTGAGAATCTTGGTCTTGACGAGGAAGACATGATGAAGGCGTTTTCTGGTTCAAAAGGTCCAGCTTTTGGGACAAAAGTGGCTAAATACCCAGAATGCCCTCGTCCTGAGCTCATGAGAGGGCTGAGAGAACATACTGATGCTGGGGGAATCATATTACTCCTGCAGGATGATCAAGTGCCTGGTCTTGAGTTCTTTAAAGATGGCAAGTGGGTTCCTATACCGCCATCCAAGAACAACACCATTTTTGTCAATACCGGTGATCAAGTCGAGATACTGAGTAATGGGAGGTACAAGAGTGTTGTACACCGTGTAATGACAGTGAAGCAAGGAAGTAGACTGTCGATTGCTACGTTTTACAATCCGGCTGGTGATGCCATAATATCTCCAGCTCCGAAGCTCCTGTATCCAAGTGGCTTCCGGTTTCAAGACTACCTGAAGCTTTATTCAACTACCAAGTTTGGAGACAAAAGCCCTAGACTTGAGACCATGAAGAACATAGAAAATGGGCATACAGCCTAG